A section of the Streptomyces sp. V3I8 genome encodes:
- the meaB gene encoding methylmalonyl Co-A mutase-associated GTPase MeaB, translating to MIELDTYVKGVLDGKRAIVARAITLVESTRPQHRSLAQELLTELLPHSGRARRIGISGVPGVGKSTFIDAFGTMLTGLGHRVAVLAVDPSSSRTGGSILGDKTRMERLAVDPAAFIRPSPTAGTLGGVAKATRESIVVMEAAGHDVVLVETVGVGQSETAVANMVDSFLLLTLARTGDQLQGIKKGVLELADVIAVNKADGPHERDARAAARELAGALRLMHGKDAAWTPPVLSCSAREATGLDTVWERLEQHRTLLDSSGRLAAKRRDQQVDWTWTMVREELLGRLHADPAVRALAPELEQRVRGGELTATLAAERILRAFGDAGTGRAPGER from the coding sequence GTGATCGAACTCGACACCTATGTGAAGGGTGTGCTCGACGGGAAGCGGGCGATCGTCGCGCGTGCGATCACTCTCGTCGAGTCCACCCGTCCGCAGCACCGTTCGCTGGCCCAGGAGTTGCTGACCGAGCTGCTCCCGCACAGCGGCCGGGCCCGGCGCATCGGTATCAGCGGTGTCCCCGGTGTCGGCAAGTCGACGTTCATCGACGCGTTCGGCACCATGCTGACCGGGCTCGGGCACCGGGTGGCGGTGCTGGCCGTGGACCCGTCCTCCAGCCGTACGGGCGGCTCCATCCTGGGCGACAAGACGCGGATGGAGCGCCTGGCGGTGGACCCGGCGGCGTTCATCCGCCCCTCCCCCACGGCCGGCACGCTCGGCGGGGTCGCCAAGGCGACCCGCGAGTCGATCGTCGTCATGGAGGCGGCGGGTCACGACGTGGTGCTGGTGGAGACGGTCGGCGTCGGCCAGTCGGAGACCGCGGTCGCCAACATGGTCGACTCGTTCCTGCTGTTGACGCTGGCCCGCACCGGTGACCAGCTCCAGGGCATCAAGAAGGGCGTCCTGGAACTGGCGGACGTCATCGCCGTCAACAAGGCGGACGGGCCGCACGAGCGTGACGCCAGGGCCGCCGCCCGCGAGCTGGCCGGCGCCCTGCGGCTGATGCACGGCAAGGACGCGGCGTGGACCCCGCCCGTGCTGAGCTGCAGCGCCCGCGAAGCGACCGGGCTGGACACCGTGTGGGAACGCCTCGAACAGCACCGCACCCTGCTCGACTCCAGCGGCCGGCTCGCCGCCAAGCGCCGCGACCAGCAGGTCGACTGGACGTGGACGATGGTCCGCGAGGAGCTGCTGGGCCGCCTGCACGCGGATCCGGCCGTACGCGCCCTCGCACCCGAGCTCGAACAGCGGGTGCGGGGTGGCGAGTTGACGGCCACGCTGGCCGCCGAGCGGATCCTGCGGGCGTTCGGCGACGCGGGGACGGGGCGGGCCCCGGGCGAGCGGTGA